One Pirellulales bacterium DNA window includes the following coding sequences:
- a CDS encoding sulfatase-like hydrolase/transferase, whose translation MKRRFWFSPRGIIRLAVLPFVTSAIVTGTSHGDDTKPSRKPNIVVIVADDLGYADPGFQGGKDIPTPHLDALASSGTRFTAGYVSGPYCSPTRAGLLTGRYQQRFGHEFNPGGANNDEIGLPLIETTIADALKPAGYVTGLVGKWHLGGAPKFHPQKRGFDEFFGFLGGAHPYFAAEQGKNGQPILRGNEIVEEREYLTDALGREAVTFIDRHRQQPFLLLLTFNAVHLPAQAPAKYLDRFGKIEDEKRRTYAAMLSALDDNVGAVLGKLRDAQLDEDTLVFFISDNGGPPANGSKNDPLNGRKATVWEGGVRVPFLARWKGHIPAGATLDQPVIQLDIPATIAAVAGTELGAGKPIDGKNLLPLLTGVTKEAPHQELYWRFGQQWAIRDGQYKLLKVDNQLPQLFDLLADVGEKHDLATARPGVVEQLRKQYGDWNAQLEEPRWKPAARQNQQRKRQQPADAAGAGAS comes from the coding sequence ATGAAGCGGCGATTCTGGTTCTCGCCGCGCGGAATAATCCGGCTGGCGGTGCTGCCGTTCGTGACGTCCGCGATTGTCACCGGCACGTCACACGGCGACGATACTAAGCCCTCGCGCAAGCCCAATATCGTGGTGATCGTGGCTGATGATCTTGGCTACGCCGACCCGGGCTTCCAAGGCGGCAAAGACATTCCCACGCCGCATCTCGACGCGCTGGCCAGCTCCGGCACACGCTTCACGGCCGGATACGTTTCCGGACCGTATTGCAGTCCCACGCGCGCTGGACTGTTGACCGGACGCTATCAGCAACGTTTCGGCCATGAATTCAATCCTGGCGGCGCGAACAACGACGAAATCGGCTTGCCGCTCATCGAAACCACGATTGCCGATGCTCTCAAGCCGGCCGGCTACGTCACCGGCCTGGTGGGTAAATGGCATTTGGGCGGCGCACCGAAGTTTCATCCACAGAAGCGTGGCTTCGACGAATTCTTTGGCTTTCTGGGGGGCGCGCATCCTTATTTCGCTGCCGAGCAGGGCAAGAATGGCCAGCCAATCCTGCGTGGCAACGAAATCGTCGAAGAACGAGAGTATTTAACCGATGCGCTGGGTCGCGAGGCCGTCACCTTCATCGACCGACACCGCCAGCAGCCGTTTCTGTTGCTGCTGACATTTAATGCCGTGCATTTGCCTGCGCAAGCACCGGCCAAGTATCTCGATCGCTTTGGCAAGATCGAAGATGAAAAGCGGCGCACCTACGCGGCCATGCTCAGCGCGCTGGACGACAACGTCGGCGCGGTCCTCGGTAAGCTGCGCGACGCTCAACTCGACGAGGATACGCTCGTTTTCTTCATCAGCGACAATGGCGGCCCGCCGGCCAATGGTAGCAAAAACGATCCCCTCAACGGCCGCAAGGCCACGGTCTGGGAAGGGGGCGTACGCGTACCTTTCCTGGCGCGTTGGAAAGGTCACATTCCGGCCGGCGCCACTTTGGACCAGCCGGTGATCCAGCTCGACATTCCCGCGACGATCGCGGCCGTGGCTGGCACCGAATTGGGCGCCGGTAAACCGATCGACGGCAAAAATCTTCTGCCCCTTTTGACCGGCGTAACGAAGGAGGCGCCGCACCAGGAATTGTACTGGCGTTTCGGTCAGCAATGGGCCATTCGCGATGGCCAATACAAGTTGCTCAAGGTCGACAACCAACTGCCACAACTGTTCGACCTCCTGGCGGACGTGGGTGAGAAGCACGATCTGGCGACCGCCAGGCCCGGGGTCGTCGAGCAGCTCCGCAAGCAGTACGGCGATTGGAATGCGCAACTCGAAGAGCCGCGTTGGAAACCGGCCGCTCGGCAGAATCAACAGCGCAAGCGGCAGCAACCCGCGGACGCTGCTGGCGCCGGGGCCAGTTGA
- a CDS encoding DUF1559 domain-containing protein has product MQRFPLYGANNAAPNNSRGAFTLIELLVVIAIIGILIAILLPAVQAARESARRTQCINNIKQLGLAALNFHEANQAFPMGRQQPNTYSQHAMLLPYLEQGTVYSQINFANGTGSNNAKFVNIPGFRCPDDLDDRMSNAADSADQYDAVLGAWGRNNYRANAGSDVGTTVNDGSPSAKETNNGIFLTNVVVRMAQITDGTSNTALFSEKVLGDGDDNNVEVLSDYFQLANNNSTASANAVYTKCMALNPATMSGSSNQTSFSGRDWINGNYMTTRYTHIMTPNTWSCPRGNSPNANGGATTACSRHVAGVGLGMADGSARFVSDTINVIVWQALGSKDGGETNTQGF; this is encoded by the coding sequence ATGCAGCGTTTCCCCCTCTACGGCGCTAACAATGCAGCGCCGAACAACAGCCGTGGCGCGTTCACGTTGATCGAACTACTGGTCGTGATCGCGATCATCGGCATTCTGATTGCCATCCTCTTGCCCGCGGTGCAGGCGGCGCGCGAATCGGCGCGTCGCACGCAGTGCATCAACAACATTAAACAACTGGGCCTGGCCGCGCTCAACTTTCACGAGGCGAATCAGGCCTTCCCCATGGGCCGGCAACAGCCAAATACCTATAGCCAGCACGCCATGCTGTTGCCGTATCTCGAGCAGGGAACGGTCTATTCTCAAATCAACTTCGCCAACGGCACCGGCAGCAACAACGCAAAGTTCGTCAATATTCCCGGCTTTCGCTGCCCCGACGATCTCGACGATCGGATGTCCAACGCCGCAGACAGCGCTGATCAATACGACGCGGTGCTGGGGGCATGGGGGCGAAACAACTACCGCGCGAACGCTGGCAGTGACGTGGGTACCACCGTCAACGACGGTTCTCCAAGTGCCAAGGAGACCAACAACGGCATCTTCCTGACGAACGTCGTGGTGCGCATGGCGCAGATCACCGACGGCACTTCGAACACCGCGCTGTTCAGCGAAAAGGTGCTCGGCGACGGCGACGACAACAACGTCGAAGTGCTGAGCGACTACTTTCAGCTCGCCAACAACAACTCCACGGCCAGCGCGAACGCGGTCTACACCAAGTGCATGGCGCTAAATCCGGCGACCATGTCGGGCTCCTCCAATCAGACCTCTTTCTCCGGTCGTGATTGGATCAACGGCAACTACATGACCACGCGATACACGCACATCATGACCCCGAATACCTGGAGCTGCCCGCGCGGCAACAGTCCCAACGCCAACGGTGGCGCCACGACAGCGTGCAGCCGGCACGTAGCGGGCGTTGGCCTGGGCATGGCTGACGGCAGCGCACGATTCGTTTCCGACACGATCAACGTGATTGTCTGGCAAGCGCTCGGCTCGAAAGATGGCGGCGAAACGAACACACAGGGTTTCTAG